The following are from one region of the Streptomyces rubrogriseus genome:
- a CDS encoding response regulator transcription factor produces the protein MTIRVLLADDQALLRSTFRILIDYSEDMDVVAEAADGRDAVALTRTHRPDIVLMDIRMPGTDGLAATAEICADPALRGTRVLILTTFETDEHVARALRIGASGFLGKDVTAEELLDGIRTVAAGDALLSAAATRSLITRFLDSPDPGASPVPPEDLAALTAREREVTALVADGKSDKEIAAELFLSPLTVRTHVQRAKTKLGARDRAQLVAHAYRSGLARPPR, from the coding sequence ATGACGATCCGCGTGCTGCTCGCCGACGACCAGGCCCTGCTGCGGTCGACCTTCCGCATCCTGATCGACTACAGCGAGGACATGGACGTGGTCGCCGAAGCCGCCGACGGCCGGGACGCCGTCGCGCTGACCCGCACCCACCGACCCGACATCGTCCTCATGGACATCCGCATGCCCGGCACCGACGGCCTCGCCGCCACCGCCGAGATCTGCGCCGACCCCGCCCTCCGGGGCACCCGGGTCCTCATCCTCACCACCTTCGAGACCGACGAACACGTCGCCCGGGCGCTGCGCATCGGGGCGAGCGGATTCCTCGGCAAGGACGTCACGGCCGAGGAACTCCTGGACGGCATCCGCACGGTGGCCGCCGGAGACGCCCTGCTGTCCGCCGCGGCCACCCGCAGCCTCATCACCCGGTTCCTCGATTCCCCCGACCCCGGGGCGTCCCCGGTGCCGCCCGAGGACCTGGCCGCCCTCACCGCCCGCGAGCGAGAGGTGACCGCCCTGGTCGCGGACGGCAAGTCCGACAAGGAGATCGCGGCCGAACTGTTCCTCAGCCCGCTGACGGTACGCACCCACGTCCAGCGCGCCAAGACCAAGCTCGGCGCCCGGGACCGCGCCCAACTGGTCGCCCACGCCTACCGCTCCGGCCTCGCGCGGCCGCCCCGCTGA
- a CDS encoding homoserine dehydrogenase yields the protein MNELTGATGVTGATRTTGATETTGATTTAVVLAGYGPVGQAFVDRLARDGDALARRHGVRPRVAAVRASAAQCRPDADGSVPPRSRWDPARPLDETFDRTGARVFVQAVPSSPGLRERAAEEALAALRRGIHVVTATKSHLLTHWRELDAAARAGGSMIRISGATGAALPAGDLSRTSLRGLDCRTIRACPNGTATFVLDRLAEGDTLGDAIRAARLRGIAEADPSADLSGDDAATKVRLLAALAWGWDPAEVRVRAEPVDGTTAGRALAAAARSRRLRAVAGASVAEPGVVRVRLEETEPGDPLHALTGPEKAVVFGCPDAGDVTVSGGRSSPVGAALALVKDTVEVTAARTGFH from the coding sequence ATGAACGAACTGACCGGAGCGACCGGAGTGACCGGAGCGACCAGAACGACTGGAGCGACTGAGACGACCGGAGCGACGACGACCGCTGTGGTCCTCGCCGGGTACGGCCCGGTCGGGCAGGCCTTCGTCGACCGGCTGGCCCGGGACGGAGATGCGCTCGCCCGCCGTCACGGCGTACGACCGAGGGTGGCCGCCGTACGAGCGAGCGCGGCCCAGTGCCGGCCGGACGCGGACGGGTCGGTGCCGCCGCGCTCGCGGTGGGATCCCGCGAGACCGCTGGACGAGACCTTCGACCGCACCGGCGCGCGGGTGTTCGTCCAGGCCGTCCCGTCCTCGCCCGGACTGCGGGAGCGCGCCGCCGAGGAGGCCCTGGCGGCACTGCGCCGGGGCATCCACGTGGTGACGGCCACCAAGAGCCATCTGCTCACGCACTGGCGGGAGCTCGACGCGGCCGCCCGGGCGGGCGGCAGCATGATCCGGATCTCCGGGGCCACCGGGGCGGCGCTCCCGGCGGGCGACCTGTCGCGCACGTCCCTGCGCGGCCTGGACTGCCGGACGATCCGCGCCTGCCCCAACGGCACCGCCACCTTCGTGCTCGACCGACTGGCCGAGGGCGACACGCTGGGCGACGCGATCCGCGCCGCGCGGCTGCGGGGCATCGCGGAGGCGGATCCCTCGGCGGACCTGTCGGGCGACGACGCCGCCACCAAGGTGCGGCTGCTGGCCGCGCTGGCCTGGGGCTGGGACCCGGCCGAGGTGCGGGTGCGGGCGGAGCCGGTGGACGGCACCACGGCGGGGCGGGCCCTGGCCGCTGCCGCCCGGTCCCGTCGGCTGCGGGCGGTCGCCGGCGCGTCGGTGGCCGAGCCCGGCGTGGTGCGCGTACGGCTTGAGGAGACGGAGCCCGGGGACCCGCTGCACGCGCTGACCGGGCCCGAGAAGGCCGTGGTGTTCGGTTGTCCGGACGCGGGCGACGTGACCGTGAGCGGCGGGCGGTCGAGCCCGGTGGGAGCGGCGCTGGCCCTGGTGAAGGACACCGTCGAGGTCACGGCCGCGCGCACCGGCTTCCACTGA
- a CDS encoding dihydrofolate reductase family protein — MTRIIADISISLDGCVTGPDPGPGNGLGTGGEALHTWAFSDDPEERRIVRETTARSGAVVLGRRLFDLVDGPGGWDDTVGYGAAEVGRPPFVVVTASPPESVRLTGLDWTFVTTGLPDAVTAARERAEAASADLGRDLDVVLMGGGALIGSALEAGLVEVLSLHLAPVVLGSGTPLFTGGTPHALVRRSAYATPNATHLLYELL, encoded by the coding sequence ATGACTCGCATCATCGCGGACATCTCGATCTCCCTCGACGGCTGCGTCACCGGGCCCGATCCCGGCCCGGGCAACGGTCTGGGCACCGGCGGCGAGGCCCTGCACACCTGGGCGTTCTCCGACGATCCCGAGGAGCGCCGGATCGTGCGCGAGACGACCGCCCGGTCGGGCGCCGTCGTCCTCGGCCGCCGGCTCTTCGACCTGGTGGACGGACCGGGCGGCTGGGACGACACCGTCGGCTACGGCGCCGCGGAGGTCGGCAGACCGCCGTTCGTCGTCGTGACGGCCTCGCCACCGGAGTCGGTCCGGCTCACCGGCCTCGACTGGACGTTCGTCACGACCGGTCTGCCCGACGCCGTCACCGCGGCGCGCGAGCGTGCCGAGGCGGCTTCGGCGGACCTCGGCCGGGACCTCGACGTCGTCCTGATGGGCGGCGGGGCCCTGATCGGCTCCGCGCTCGAAGCCGGGCTGGTCGAGGTGCTGTCCCTGCACCTGGCTCCCGTCGTGCTGGGCTCCGGAACGCCGCTGTTCACCGGGGGAACACCGCACGCGCTCGTCCGGCGGAGCGCGTACGCCACACCGAACGCCACGCACCTGCTCTACGAACTCCTCTGA
- a CDS encoding sensor histidine kinase, producing MLSSWRRYADSHPHLVETAFLLLVLAVTSRQYVHQGPGWWQGQPLALVATAGLLPRRGHPRAAVLVTAVCAAVSVALGYLISPLLLLPVLIALYELAVRTPQRTAFACYGATVALVVPAALLSGRDDQPWMDESVGPVFWILLPVLAGTAVRSRRAHLDAVHTRAEYAERTREEEARHRVAEERIRIARELHDVVAHHMALANAQAGTAAHLARTHPEQAHEILTHLTGITASALRELKATVGLLRSPGDTGGSDDLRPPPGLGRLPELVSAFGSAGLRVTVTVRGTRRPLPPGVDLTAFRIVQEALTNVTKHTDAGTADVHLAYAHDRLTLTVTDDGGASPRPPGPGGGFGLVGMRERAETSGGRLSAGALADGGFAITAELPAPPPAREQPS from the coding sequence ATGCTCAGCAGTTGGCGGCGGTACGCCGACAGCCACCCGCACCTCGTCGAGACGGCCTTCCTGCTGCTGGTGCTCGCCGTCACCAGCCGACAGTACGTGCACCAGGGTCCCGGCTGGTGGCAGGGCCAGCCCTTGGCGCTCGTGGCCACCGCGGGCCTGCTGCCGCGCCGCGGCCACCCGCGCGCCGCAGTCCTCGTCACGGCCGTCTGCGCCGCCGTCTCCGTCGCTCTCGGCTACCTGATCTCCCCACTCCTGCTGCTGCCCGTCCTGATCGCGCTCTACGAACTGGCCGTCCGCACCCCGCAGCGCACCGCGTTCGCCTGCTACGGCGCCACCGTCGCGCTGGTCGTCCCCGCCGCCCTGCTCTCCGGACGCGACGACCAGCCGTGGATGGACGAGAGCGTCGGCCCCGTGTTCTGGATCCTGCTGCCGGTCCTGGCCGGCACGGCGGTCCGCAGCCGTCGCGCCCACCTCGACGCCGTCCACACCCGGGCCGAGTACGCCGAACGCACCCGCGAGGAGGAGGCCCGCCACCGCGTCGCCGAGGAACGCATCCGCATCGCCCGCGAACTGCACGACGTCGTCGCCCACCACATGGCGCTGGCCAACGCCCAGGCCGGCACCGCCGCCCACCTCGCCCGCACCCACCCGGAGCAGGCCCACGAGATCCTCACACACCTCACCGGCATCACCGCGTCGGCGCTGCGCGAACTGAAGGCCACCGTGGGCCTCCTGCGCAGCCCCGGCGACACCGGCGGCTCCGACGACCTGCGACCGCCCCCGGGGCTCGGCCGACTCCCCGAACTGGTCTCCGCGTTCGGCTCCGCCGGGCTCCGCGTCACCGTCACCGTCCGGGGCACGCGGCGCCCCCTGCCGCCCGGAGTCGACCTGACCGCCTTCCGGATCGTGCAGGAGGCCCTCACCAACGTCACCAAACACACCGACGCCGGCACGGCCGACGTACACCTCGCCTACGCCCACGACCGCCTCACCCTCACGGTCACCGACGACGGCGGCGCCTCCCCGCGCCCGCCGGGCCCCGGCGGCGGCTTCGGCCTCGTCGGCATGCGGGAACGCGCCGAGACCTCCGGCGGACGACTGAGCGCGGGCGCCCTCGCGGACGGCGGCTTCGCCATCACCGCCGAACTCCCCGCCCCGCCACCAGCAAGGGAACAGCCCTCATGA
- a CDS encoding TetR/AcrR family transcriptional regulator — translation MVAAGAALADEVGFANLTMGLLAERVGVRTPSLYKHVGGQDDLTRRIAVRALDEAADAVGGAVQGYAGRDALAAAARAFRAFVLEHPGRYAATIGQEPSGPDDPLAAAGQRLLGAFTAVLRGYDIEDRDVNHALRLLRSLFHGFATLQASDGFQWSTDVDDSFEWLIAFADRGLRTL, via the coding sequence GTGGTCGCGGCCGGTGCCGCGCTGGCCGACGAAGTGGGCTTCGCCAACCTGACGATGGGCCTGCTGGCCGAGCGGGTCGGCGTACGCACCCCGTCCCTGTACAAGCACGTGGGCGGCCAGGACGACCTCACCCGGCGGATCGCGGTCCGCGCCCTGGACGAGGCCGCGGACGCCGTCGGCGGCGCGGTCCAGGGATATGCGGGGCGTGACGCCCTGGCGGCCGCCGCGCGCGCGTTCCGCGCCTTCGTCCTGGAGCACCCCGGCCGGTACGCCGCGACGATCGGCCAGGAACCCTCGGGGCCGGACGATCCGCTGGCCGCCGCCGGGCAGCGGCTGCTCGGCGCGTTCACCGCGGTCCTGCGCGGCTACGACATCGAGGACCGCGACGTGAACCACGCACTGCGCCTGCTGCGCAGCCTCTTCCACGGCTTCGCCACGCTGCAGGCCTCGGACGGCTTCCAGTGGAGCACCGACGTCGACGACAGCTTCGAGTGGCTCATCGCCTTCGCCGACCGGGGCCTGCGCACCCTGTGA
- a CDS encoding MMPL family transporter, which produces MATLLYRLGRGAFRRRRWVTLAWAAVLLGVVFGAMNAGEAADDSDSMPGIESQHAFDLINERFPGAEAEGAGARIVLVAPDGRQVTASEYRAAIDTLVAEVADGPQVAAVSDPLDASTVSEDGSTAYATVTYEVTEDNVTDAGRADLTAAVEQARTSGLTVEAGGGAVAGEPPAGIGEFLGIGVAAVVLLITFGSLAAAGLPLITAVAGVALTLASIVALGSALGMSTATGDLAMMIGIAVGVDYALLVVSRYREERAKGHDALEAAGLAVGTAGSAVVFAGLTVVIALAGLSVIGVPSLTKMGLAAAGAVVVAVLITLTLVPALCGFWPDALLARRVRKARSAPPARRVRFRFRRGPGRGAARRAGEAGAWSVRWARFVQRRPVPVLLGSAVLLGALAVPALDLRLGMPGDEAKPTSTTERRAYDALADGFGPGFNGPLTVVVDARQADDPRSAVAAVSDRLAATAGVVSVAPPRFNAAKDTAVIQAVPATAPTSERTEELVHTIRAERHATESATGATFEVTGTTALNIDVARKMTDALIPYLLVVVGLAFLLLLVVFRSVLVPLKAALGFLLSVGASFGALVTIFQNGHGAGLLGVEETGPVMSTMPLMLVGIVFGLAMDYQVFLVSRMREAVVHGERPAEAVVTGFRHSGRVVTAAAVIMTSVFAGFMTGGETLLKMVGFGLAIAVLFDAFVVRMAFVPAVLVLLGERAWWLPRRLDRLLPRVDVEGEALGRRTPAPALAAVPDADRQDTVRA; this is translated from the coding sequence ATGGCAACTTTGCTGTACCGGTTGGGCCGTGGCGCCTTCCGACGGCGCCGGTGGGTGACCCTGGCGTGGGCGGCCGTCCTCCTCGGCGTCGTGTTCGGCGCCATGAACGCCGGCGAGGCGGCCGACGACTCGGACTCGATGCCGGGGATCGAGTCCCAGCACGCCTTCGACCTCATCAACGAGCGGTTCCCGGGCGCCGAGGCGGAAGGCGCCGGTGCCCGGATCGTCCTCGTCGCACCGGACGGACGGCAGGTCACGGCGAGCGAGTACCGGGCGGCGATCGACACCCTGGTCGCCGAGGTGGCCGACGGACCGCAGGTCGCCGCCGTCTCCGACCCCCTCGACGCGTCGACGGTCAGCGAGGACGGATCCACGGCGTACGCCACCGTCACCTACGAAGTGACCGAGGACAACGTCACCGACGCCGGACGGGCGGACCTCACGGCGGCGGTGGAGCAGGCCCGGACCTCCGGTCTGACCGTCGAGGCCGGTGGCGGGGCCGTGGCCGGTGAGCCGCCGGCCGGGATCGGCGAGTTCCTGGGCATCGGCGTCGCCGCGGTGGTCCTGCTGATCACCTTCGGCTCGCTGGCGGCCGCCGGACTGCCGCTGATCACCGCCGTCGCCGGTGTGGCCCTCACGCTCGCCTCGATCGTCGCGCTGGGCAGCGCCCTCGGCATGTCGACGGCCACCGGTGACCTGGCCATGATGATCGGGATCGCGGTCGGCGTCGACTACGCCCTGCTCGTCGTCTCCCGCTACCGCGAGGAACGCGCCAAGGGGCACGACGCCCTGGAGGCGGCGGGGCTGGCCGTGGGCACGGCCGGATCCGCGGTCGTCTTCGCCGGACTCACCGTCGTCATCGCGCTGGCCGGCCTGTCGGTGATCGGAGTGCCGTCGCTGACGAAGATGGGCCTGGCCGCCGCGGGCGCGGTCGTCGTCGCGGTACTGATCACCCTCACCCTGGTCCCGGCGCTGTGCGGCTTCTGGCCCGACGCCCTGCTGGCCCGCCGGGTCCGCAAGGCACGGAGCGCCCCTCCCGCCCGCCGGGTCCGGTTCCGGTTCCGCAGGGGTCCGGGCCGCGGCGCCGCCCGGCGCGCCGGCGAGGCCGGGGCGTGGAGCGTCCGCTGGGCCCGGTTCGTACAGCGCCGCCCGGTGCCCGTACTGCTCGGCTCGGCGGTCCTCCTGGGCGCCCTCGCCGTACCGGCGCTCGACCTGCGGCTCGGCATGCCCGGCGACGAGGCCAAGCCCACCTCCACCACCGAACGCCGGGCGTACGACGCCCTCGCGGACGGCTTCGGGCCCGGGTTCAACGGCCCGCTCACGGTCGTCGTGGACGCCCGGCAGGCCGACGACCCGCGGTCGGCGGTCGCGGCCGTCTCCGACAGGCTCGCCGCCACCGCCGGAGTGGTCTCCGTGGCGCCGCCCCGCTTCAACGCGGCGAAGGACACCGCGGTGATCCAGGCCGTCCCGGCCACCGCGCCCACCAGCGAGCGGACCGAGGAACTCGTCCACACCATCCGCGCCGAGCGGCACGCCACCGAGTCCGCCACCGGCGCCACCTTCGAGGTGACCGGCACCACCGCGCTCAACATCGACGTCGCCCGCAAGATGACGGACGCCCTGATCCCCTACCTCCTCGTCGTGGTGGGCCTGGCCTTCCTCCTGCTGCTCGTCGTCTTCCGCTCCGTACTCGTCCCGCTCAAGGCAGCCCTCGGCTTCCTGCTGTCGGTCGGGGCGTCCTTCGGGGCACTGGTCACCATCTTCCAGAACGGCCACGGCGCCGGGCTGCTGGGCGTCGAGGAGACCGGACCGGTCATGAGCACCATGCCGCTCATGCTGGTGGGCATCGTCTTCGGCCTCGCCATGGACTACCAGGTGTTCCTGGTGTCGCGGATGCGGGAGGCCGTCGTCCACGGGGAACGGCCCGCCGAGGCCGTCGTCACCGGATTCCGCCACAGCGGCCGGGTCGTGACCGCCGCCGCCGTCATCATGACGTCCGTCTTCGCCGGCTTCATGACCGGCGGCGAAACCCTCCTCAAAATGGTGGGGTTCGGTCTGGCGATCGCCGTCCTGTTCGACGCCTTCGTCGTCCGCATGGCCTTCGTGCCCGCCGTCCTGGTCCTGCTCGGCGAGCGCGCCTGGTGGCTGCCGCGCCGACTGGACCGGCTGCTGCCGCGGGTCGACGTGGAGGGCGAGGCGCTCGGCCGGCGGACCCCGGCCCCCGCGCTCGCGGCCGTCCCCGACGCCGACCGGCAGGACACGGTACGCGCCTGA
- a CDS encoding NAD(P)-dependent alcohol dehydrogenase: MKAVVQERFGPPDSLRLRDVDPPHAGAGQVLVRVHAAAVNPYDWHMLRGDPYAARLLGGMGLTRPKCRVAGIDAAGVVERVGADVRGLGPGDRVLGFCPGAFAEYACTTAPMLVPVPEGLTFEQAAALPMAAVTALRGIRTVGRVRSGQRVLVNGAGGGVGTFAVQIAAVLDAEVTGVCSAANTDLVRSLGAAHVLDYAREDFTDGRGRYDVVLDNVGNHPLGRLRRALTPAGVLVANGGGSPGRVFGAIGAMLRLAAANAVTRQRLRPILPATPDGPVHEDLSAVTALVDAGQLTPVVGRTFALADTARALRHVEEGHARGKTVVTVA; the protein is encoded by the coding sequence ATGAAGGCAGTGGTCCAGGAGCGGTTCGGTCCCCCGGACAGCCTGCGGCTGCGGGACGTGGACCCGCCGCACGCCGGTGCCGGCCAGGTGCTGGTGCGCGTGCACGCCGCCGCCGTGAACCCCTACGACTGGCACATGCTGCGCGGAGACCCGTACGCGGCACGGCTGCTGGGCGGCATGGGGCTGACCCGGCCGAAGTGCCGGGTGGCCGGCATCGACGCGGCGGGGGTGGTGGAGCGGGTCGGCGCGGACGTGCGGGGGCTCGGTCCCGGCGACCGGGTCCTGGGGTTCTGCCCGGGAGCCTTCGCCGAGTACGCGTGCACCACCGCACCGATGCTGGTGCCCGTGCCCGAGGGCCTGACCTTCGAGCAGGCCGCGGCACTGCCGATGGCAGCGGTGACCGCCCTGCGCGGCATCCGGACCGTCGGTCGCGTACGGTCCGGACAGCGGGTCCTGGTCAACGGGGCGGGCGGCGGCGTGGGCACCTTCGCGGTGCAGATCGCGGCGGTCCTGGACGCGGAGGTCACCGGGGTGTGCAGCGCCGCCAACACCGACCTGGTGCGTTCCCTGGGCGCCGCCCACGTCCTGGACTACGCCCGGGAGGACTTCACCGACGGACGCGGGCGCTACGACGTCGTGCTGGACAACGTGGGCAACCACCCGCTGGGCCGGTTGCGCCGGGCGCTCACCCCGGCGGGTGTCCTGGTGGCCAACGGCGGCGGCTCCCCCGGCCGGGTGTTCGGGGCCATCGGCGCCATGCTGAGACTGGCGGCGGCCAACGCCGTCACACGGCAGAGGCTGCGTCCGATCCTGCCGGCGACCCCGGACGGGCCGGTCCACGAGGACCTGTCGGCCGTCACCGCGCTCGTCGACGCCGGGCAGCTCACGCCCGTGGTCGGCCGCACCTTCGCATTGGCCGACACCGCGCGGGCGCTGCGGCACGTCGAGGAGGGCCACGCACGCGGCAAGACCGTCGTCACCGTGGCGTAG
- a CDS encoding aldo/keto reductase, giving the protein MTSTGTPSYSRATHGGTPRPGGAGSLAGRTVSRIGYGAMQLERLHADRAAAVALVRRAVEHGVDHLDTAQFYGDGFVNEVIREALRPADDVVVVSKVGADPDPGGPLPLRPAQRPEELRASVEDNLRSLGTDRIPVVNLRRLDTGPGLRAEGDQAVDLDDQLAVMTALRDEGKIGAIGLSSVTPDGLRRALTAGIVCVQNAYSVVSRDDEEMLALCSAEGVAWVPYFPLGGAFPAMPKVADEPAVHTVADRLGVTPAQVGLAWLLHHAPNVLLIPGTADAGHLDANLAVGEIALDASSLAALDAVRSRSADVPLG; this is encoded by the coding sequence ATGACGTCGACCGGCACCCCCTCCTATTCCCGTGCCACGCACGGCGGCACCCCCCGCCCCGGCGGGGCCGGATCGCTCGCCGGCCGCACCGTCTCCCGGATCGGCTACGGCGCGATGCAGCTCGAACGCCTGCACGCCGACCGGGCCGCCGCCGTCGCCCTCGTGCGCCGGGCGGTGGAGCACGGCGTCGACCACCTCGACACCGCCCAGTTCTACGGCGACGGATTCGTCAACGAGGTCATCCGTGAGGCGCTCCGCCCCGCGGACGACGTCGTGGTGGTGAGCAAGGTAGGCGCCGACCCCGACCCCGGCGGCCCCCTCCCGCTGCGCCCCGCACAGCGGCCGGAGGAGCTGCGGGCGAGCGTCGAGGACAACCTCAGGAGCCTCGGCACCGACCGGATCCCGGTCGTGAACCTGCGCCGCCTCGACACCGGCCCCGGCCTGCGCGCGGAGGGCGACCAGGCGGTCGACCTCGACGACCAGCTCGCCGTGATGACGGCGCTGCGCGACGAGGGCAAGATCGGTGCGATCGGTCTGAGCAGCGTGACGCCGGACGGACTGCGCCGGGCCCTGACGGCGGGCATCGTCTGCGTGCAGAACGCCTACAGCGTCGTGAGCCGGGACGACGAGGAGATGCTCGCGCTGTGCTCCGCCGAGGGCGTCGCCTGGGTGCCGTACTTCCCGCTCGGCGGCGCGTTCCCCGCCATGCCCAAGGTCGCCGACGAGCCCGCGGTGCACACCGTGGCCGACAGGCTCGGCGTGACGCCGGCCCAGGTGGGTCTCGCCTGGCTGCTCCACCACGCCCCGAACGTGCTGCTCATCCCCGGCACCGCCGACGCCGGTCATCTGGACGCGAACCTCGCCGTGGGCGAGATCGCCCTGGACGCGTCGTCCCTCGCCGCGCTCGACGCCGTGCGCAGCCGCTCCGCGGACGTGCCGCTCGGCTGA
- a CDS encoding alpha/beta fold hydrolase, whose product MTERLAVDGGTIAYEVTGSGPLIVLAHGMGDSRAAYRAVVPQLVAAGHRVAAVDLRGCGESSVDWPEWSRTAIAGDLIALIRHLGGPAVVVGHSVSGGAATIAAALEPSLVTAVVELAPFTRKQSVRLGDLRVKRFRRGMLRLLGAGAFGSLPLWRSYLDVAYPGVKPAHWGERLGLIESRLREPGRMKAMQAMGRSAPTDAGAQLGNVRCPVLVVMGTLDPDWADPHAEGSAVVAELPSGLGRLEMIEGAGHYPHDQFPDEVAALVLAFLRSDAARA is encoded by the coding sequence ATGACCGAGCGCCTTGCCGTCGACGGCGGCACGATCGCGTACGAAGTGACCGGGTCCGGCCCGCTGATCGTGCTCGCGCACGGCATGGGAGACAGCCGCGCCGCGTACCGCGCCGTCGTCCCCCAGCTGGTGGCGGCCGGTCACCGGGTCGCCGCGGTGGACCTGCGCGGCTGCGGCGAGTCGAGCGTCGACTGGCCGGAGTGGAGCCGCACCGCCATCGCCGGCGACCTGATCGCCCTGATCCGTCACCTGGGCGGCCCGGCCGTAGTGGTCGGCCACTCGGTCTCGGGTGGCGCCGCCACCATCGCCGCGGCCCTGGAGCCCTCCCTGGTCACGGCGGTCGTCGAGCTGGCGCCGTTCACCCGCAAGCAGTCGGTGCGCCTCGGCGACCTGCGGGTGAAGCGGTTCCGGCGGGGCATGCTCCGCCTGCTCGGCGCGGGCGCGTTCGGCAGCCTGCCACTGTGGCGCTCGTACCTCGACGTCGCGTACCCGGGCGTGAAGCCGGCCCACTGGGGCGAGCGGCTCGGCCTCATCGAGTCCCGGCTGCGCGAGCCGGGCCGGATGAAGGCCATGCAGGCCATGGGCCGCAGCGCGCCGACGGACGCCGGCGCCCAACTCGGCAATGTCCGCTGCCCGGTTCTGGTGGTGATGGGCACCCTCGACCCGGACTGGGCCGACCCGCACGCGGAGGGCTCGGCCGTCGTCGCGGAGCTGCCCTCCGGGCTCGGCCGCCTGGAGATGATCGAGGGCGCCGGCCACTATCCGCACGACCAGTTCCCCGACGAGGTGGCCGCGCTCGTGCTCGCCTTCCTCCGCTCGGACGCCGCCCGTGCCTAG
- a CDS encoding DUF6807 domain-containing protein — translation MTLSLTHVHGDRVTVAHGAAGTELFSYVYRPEAAWEAPKPYLHPVRTLSGAVVTDYRPNDHRWHKGLQLTASHLSGQNLWGGNTYVHGEGYRALPERVGSMAHVSFEEIDVEADRAVIAERLTWHPHGGELWAEEERRVEVRDVDPDTGSWTLTWTSAVTNRRAEPLRFGSPTTHGRPAAGYTGLFWRGPRAFRGGRVFTAESAASAESGEPGDADPMGSSARWLAYVGEHDGRDGHATLVFEHAPSNDHSGEKGTHPAHWFVRSDPFAAVAPSWAFHEELVLPPGETLARAYRVVVADGAWNRARVAAHLAGLAW, via the coding sequence ATGACGCTCTCACTCACCCACGTCCACGGCGACCGCGTCACGGTGGCCCACGGGGCGGCCGGAACCGAGCTGTTCTCCTACGTGTACCGCCCCGAGGCCGCGTGGGAGGCGCCCAAGCCGTACCTCCACCCGGTCCGGACCCTGTCCGGCGCAGTCGTCACGGACTACCGCCCCAACGACCACCGCTGGCACAAGGGGCTCCAACTGACCGCCTCCCACCTGTCCGGGCAGAACCTGTGGGGCGGCAACACCTATGTGCACGGCGAGGGTTACCGCGCGCTGCCGGAGCGGGTCGGTTCGATGGCCCACGTGTCCTTCGAGGAGATCGACGTCGAGGCGGACCGCGCCGTCATCGCCGAGCGGCTGACCTGGCACCCGCACGGCGGCGAGCTGTGGGCCGAGGAGGAGCGCCGCGTCGAGGTCCGCGACGTCGACCCGGACACCGGCAGCTGGACGCTCACCTGGACGTCCGCGGTGACCAACCGGCGTGCCGAACCACTGCGGTTCGGCAGCCCCACCACCCACGGACGCCCCGCCGCCGGTTACACCGGGCTGTTCTGGCGCGGGCCCCGCGCCTTCCGAGGCGGCCGGGTCTTCACGGCGGAGTCCGCCGCTTCCGCGGAGTCCGGCGAGCCCGGCGACGCCGACCCGATGGGCTCCAGCGCCCGCTGGCTGGCCTACGTGGGCGAGCACGACGGACGGGACGGCCACGCCACGCTCGTCTTCGAACACGCCCCCTCCAACGACCACTCGGGAGAGAAGGGCACCCACCCGGCCCACTGGTTCGTGCGCAGCGACCCCTTCGCCGCGGTGGCGCCCTCCTGGGCCTTCCACGAGGAACTCGTCCTGCCGCCCGGCGAGACCCTCGCCCGGGCCTACCGCGTGGTCGTCGCCGACGGCGCCTGGAACCGCGCGCGGGTCGCCGCGCACCTGGCGGGACTCGCGTGGTGA
- a CDS encoding TetR/AcrR family transcriptional regulator — protein sequence MSPDQEPSAAPGRPDRLVGAERPLRAHARRNREKLVAAARAAFTAADDTVPLDGIAREAGVGIGTLYRHFPTREALVEAVYAAELDDVTASASALLDTLPPERALRAWMERYAAFVATKRSMLNTLHSGWASGRLATPATRERITAAIGTMLARGARAGSLRGDVAPDDVTAMLLGVFLSTAADDEPERTQRLLDLVVDALRPPGNP from the coding sequence TTGAGTCCGGACCAGGAACCGAGCGCTGCCCCCGGCCGACCCGACCGGCTAGTCGGCGCCGAACGCCCGCTGCGCGCGCACGCGCGACGCAACCGCGAGAAGCTCGTGGCCGCCGCCCGGGCCGCGTTCACGGCCGCGGACGACACCGTCCCGCTGGACGGCATCGCCCGCGAGGCGGGGGTCGGCATCGGCACGCTCTACCGCCACTTCCCCACCCGCGAGGCGCTGGTCGAGGCCGTCTACGCGGCCGAACTGGACGACGTCACGGCCAGTGCCTCCGCGCTGCTGGACACGCTGCCGCCCGAGCGGGCGCTGCGCGCGTGGATGGAGCGCTACGCGGCGTTCGTCGCGACGAAGCGCTCCATGCTCAACACCCTCCACAGCGGCTGGGCCTCGGGACGCCTCGCCACGCCCGCCACCCGCGAGCGCATCACGGCCGCGATCGGCACCATGCTCGCGCGGGGCGCACGGGCGGGCTCGCTGCGCGGGGACGTGGCACCCGACGACGTCACCGCGATGCTGCTGGGCGTGTTCCTCTCGACGGCCGCCGACGACGAGCCGGAGCGCACCCAGCGGCTGCTCGATCTCGTCGTCGACGCCCTCAGGCCGCCGGGGAATCCATGA